In the genome of Anaerolineaceae bacterium oral taxon 439, the window ACGCCGCGGTCGGCGGAACGGTCGGATACGGCGGAGGCGATTTTGACGCGGACGGCGCCCGGATCGTATTCTGTTCCCCCGGGAAAGGGCTGTTTGTCCGCGGGTACGATAAAAACCCGCCGCGCCAGCTCGTCGAGACGGCGCGTTCGCTTTCGTCGCCGGCGATTTCCCCGGACGGGCGTTTCCTGATCTATATTGAAAGCGACGGCGTTCAGGACTGGCTTTCGCTGGCGTCGCTGGGCGACGGATTTCTTTCAAAAGTAGTTTCCGGCGCTGATTTTTACATGCAGCCGGTCTGGGCTCCGGACGGGACGCGCCTCGCCTGGGTCGAATGGGACCATCCATTCATGCCCTGGGCTGGTTCGCGCGTCATGACCGGTGCGTTTGACCGCGAAATGCTAAAAATCAGCGACGTTCGGACGGTCGCTGGCGGGACCGATTTCCCCGCGGATCAGCCGCGCTTCTCCCCCGACGGGCGTTACCTGAGCTATATCGTTTCGAATGGCGAATGGCAGGATATCGCGCTGTTTGAGCTGGAGACAGGCGAGCGCCATGTCCTCGTTCATGGCGCCGGCGCTGAATTTTCGCAGCCGGCTTTCGTCATGGGGATCCGGACGACCGCCTGGTTCGGCGACAGCCGGCGGCTCCTCTTCCGGCGTCAGCGCGGCGTCCGCTCGACCCTCGAAATCGTCAGCGTTCCGGACGGAGCGACGGCGCGCGCGCCGGTTCCCGAACGTTATACCGGCTTCGATCAGGTCGCCGTCGACGCGGAAAGCGGCGCGATCGCCGCGATCGCCGTTTCGCCGGTCGAAGGCCCGGTCGCGCTGCGCGTCGCGGACGGGAAAACGTCGATCGTTCATCGGCTCAGTCTCGACGAGCTTCCTGAGGACTGGATTTCCGATCCGCGCGAAATCTCCTGGGAAGCGAGCGACGGGAGCCCGGTTCATGCCGTTTTCTACGCGCCGAAGAATCCGGAGTTCAGCTGGACCGGGAAACCCCCGGCTTTCGTCATGATCCACGGTGGCCCGACTTCGATCCGTGACCTTCGTTTCAGCGCGGAGCGGAGCTACTTTACCTCGCGCGGTTACGGCTGGCTCGACGTCAATTACCGCGGATCGACCGGCTACGGCCGGACGTACCTGAACGCGTTGAACGGGTTCTGGGGGATGAAGGACGTTGAGGACGCGATCGGCGGCGCGAACTGCGCCGGGAAGCTGGGGCTGGCGGATCGGAGCCGGATGCTGATTATCGGCGGGAGCGCGGGTGGCTATACGGTTTTGAACGCCCTTTCGCGGTACCCCGAGTCGTTTAAAGCGGGCGCGTCGTTATTCGGCGTTACGAACCTGTACGCGATTTCGCTGGACACGCACAAAGTTGAACTGCATTACAACGATTCGCTCGTTGGGACCCTTCCCAAAGACGATATCCGGTACCGCGATTGGTCCCCGGCTTTCCATGCCGGGCGGATCAAAGCGCCGCTGGCGGTTTTTCAGGGCGAAGACGATCCGGTCGTCCCGCCGGATCAGGCGCGGCGGCTCGTTCGCGCTCTGCGCTGCGCGAACGTCGTCCGCTTTTATCCGGGCGAGGGCCATGGCTTCCGCAAGCCGGAAACGAATCTGGATTATATCCGGACGCTGACCGCCTTTGTTCAGGATTACCTGTAGCCGGCGTCGGGCGTTTCGCGGATTGCCGGCCCCGTTCCGGCGAAGGCCGTATGTCTGGAACAAGTTAAAAGATGAAGTAGCTGCAAAGTGTAAAAATATAAAGGAGAAAAAAATGTTATCGGAAAAAGTTGCCGCGGCTCTGAATAGCCAGGTGAATAAAGAATTATTCTCGGCGTACATGTACCTGGGGATGGCCAATTATCTGAACGGGCAGGATTTTAAGGGAATGGCGGCCTGGATGAAGAAGCAGTCGGCTGAAGAAGTCGGGCACGCGGAAAAGATTATCGAATATCTTCAGGACTGCGGCGCGGCTGTCGAACTGGAAGCGATCGATAAGCCGAAGAACGAATACGAATCGGTT includes:
- a CDS encoding ferritin; its protein translation is MLSEKVAAALNSQVNKELFSAYMYLGMANYLNGQDFKGMAAWMKKQSAEEVGHAEKIIEYLQDCGAAVELEAIDKPKNEYESVPGVFGAALEHEKFVSASIHDLVYLVREEKDLPTENFLGWFVSEQVEEEATFSHVVELLKKINNAPAGLIILDGQLGGRED